The Desulfitibacter sp. BRH_c19 sequence TTGAACCGCCGACATCCTGCTTGTAAGGCAGGCGCTCTCCCAACTGAGCTAATCGCCCTCATTAACATAAATGGTGACCCGTAGGGGACTTGAACCCCTGTTACCGCCGTGAAAGGGCGGTGTCTTAACCGCTTGACCAACGGGCCTTATTAAAATGGTCGGGGCGAAAGGATTTGAACCTTCGACCCCATGGTCCCAAACCATGTGCGCTACCAAACTGCGCTACGCCCCGACAACAACGACAAGATTTATTATAACAAGTATATACCCTTAAGTCAATAGATTTAGATAATTATTTTTGATAATATTTTTACAATACTTTAATCTCTAAGCTATATATTCTCTTATATAGTCTTGTAAAAAACCTTCATTTTCTACACCGATAGAAAAGATTATATCATGACCATGTATTTTGTCAATTATTTCGAAAATAATTTTTTTACCCCATTCTTTTTCACGCGGGAATTCTATATGCTCACTAGAAATGTTAGGTTTTAATCGAATATAAGTGGTAGTTGTATCTAGCATTATTAGGAATTCTTCTTGATTATCTGCTTTAAAGATAATGTAATCATTCTCATATTCATAATCCAAAGCTTCAACTCTTTGATAAAGTTTGTCATTTGTTTTAAAAATTTGTAACAGGATCAGCTCTTTGTGTTCAAAGCAATAATCACAAAAATTTATAAGTTTATTGTACAGGTTACTCACCTACTTAAAATAACTCTTCTGATACATTGTACATTATTCTTAATGAAAATTGAAGTAAGATATGGTGAAATTAAGTTATTTATTTTGTGAAATATATTGTTCAGATAAGTTAGCTAATTTATTTATTATAATATCATTAAGTTCACCTTTTCTAAATCTCCATGTCCAGTTATCGCCTACTGTTCCAGGAAAATTCATACGTGCAGTACTGTCTAATGATAAAGCATCCTGCAAAGGAATAATAATATACTTTGCTTTCGACATGAAAGCTAACTCAATTAGTTTCCAACATATATCTACTTCATTAGTGCTTGAATTAATACTGAAGTATTCTTTTAAATATTTCAGTACTAGAGGTTTTGTCAATAAGCTATGCTTATACCAACCAACAGTTGTATCGTTGTCATGTGTACCAGTATAGATTGCCATATTATAGTTTTCTAAAGCTTTAATTATTTCTGCTTCACCACCCTCAAATGCAAAATGCAAAATCTTCATTCCAGGATAATGAAATCGTTTTCTAAGTTTGTGTACCTGGCTTGTTATAAAGCCCAGGTCTTCTGCAATAACGGGTAATTTGTCTAGATGTTTCTCAATTATTGAAAAAAAATCTTCTCCTGGTCCACTTACCCATTTACCATTTACTGCTGTTTTTTCATTAGCTGGAATTTGCCAATATGCCTCAAAGCCTCTGAAATGGTCAATCCGAATTATATTTACACATTTCAGGAGGATTTCAAATCTTTTTTGCCACCAGGCATAGTTATCTTTCTTCATGACATCCCATCTATATAAAGGATTTCCCCAGTATTGACCTGTTTTACTAAAATAATCAGGCGGCACTCCTGCAACATGGAGTGGATTACCATTAATATCCAAGTCAAAGAACTGGGAATTAGACCATACGTCACTACTATCATATGATACGAAAATTGGTAAATCTCCAAATATCTTGATACCTAATGTGTTGGCATAGTTTTTTAATAAGTTCCACTGCGAGAAAAACATATATTGCATAAATATATGATAGTTTATCTCTTCCATTAATAACTTACTATAATAATCTATACCCTTTTGTTCCCTAAAAGCTATTGATTTTTCCCATTTATTCCATACAGCTCCATTAAAATAGTTTTTAACTGCCATAAAAAGAGCATAATCATTTAACCAAAATCTATTCTCTGACAAAAAGATAAAGTAATCTCTTGGTTTTGGTAGTTCTTTAAACTCTTTGAATGCTATTCTAAATAGCTGCTCCTTAAGTTTTGTAACTCTAGAGTAATCAACCTTATCCATGTTTAGATTTGATGGATAATCATCCAATACATTTCTTGGAAGTAGACCTTCATCTGCTAAGAGGTCAATACTTATCAGGAGAGGGTTGCCTGCAAATGCTGAATAGGATTGATATGGTGAATTACCGAAGCCAATAGGGCCTAGCGGTAATACTTGCCATATGTTTAGTCTGCATTTTTTTAGAAACTCTAGAAACAAGTAAGACTCTTTACCTAAATCTCCTATCCCATAGGATGATGGTAAGCTAGTAGGATGTAATAGAATACCGCCTTCTCTTAATTTTGGCATATGTCCTCCTGAAATCTTAGCTTAACAATAGAACCTTGCCTTCTAAGGGCATTATTTTTAATCTAATACTTTCCCTTTGGACTTCTATAGTTTTATTCGAACTGTTGGAAGCTATCAAATCAATAATTGTTTTGTTATGTGGTATAGTACTCAAATCTATGTTTATGGAATGACTAGTATATTTACTTCTATTAAAAATAACAAGGAGAGAATTATTCTTTTTAGCTTGATTGAAGACATCAATTCCTTTATCAATAACCCTCAGATATCCATATAAATCG is a genomic window containing:
- a CDS encoding 4-alpha-glucanotransferase (amylomaltase; acts to release glucose from maltodextrins), with protein sequence MPKLREGGILLHPTSLPSSYGIGDLGKESYLFLEFLKKCRLNIWQVLPLGPIGFGNSPYQSYSAFAGNPLLISIDLLADEGLLPRNVLDDYPSNLNMDKVDYSRVTKLKEQLFRIAFKEFKELPKPRDYFIFLSENRFWLNDYALFMAVKNYFNGAVWNKWEKSIAFREQKGIDYYSKLLMEEINYHIFMQYMFFSQWNLLKNYANTLGIKIFGDLPIFVSYDSSDVWSNSQFFDLDINGNPLHVAGVPPDYFSKTGQYWGNPLYRWDVMKKDNYAWWQKRFEILLKCVNIIRIDHFRGFEAYWQIPANEKTAVNGKWVSGPGEDFFSIIEKHLDKLPVIAEDLGFITSQVHKLRKRFHYPGMKILHFAFEGGEAEIIKALENYNMAIYTGTHDNDTTVGWYKHSLLTKPLVLKYLKEYFSINSSTNEVDICWKLIELAFMSKAKYIIIPLQDALSLDSTARMNFPGTVGDNWTWRFRKGELNDIIINKLANLSEQYISQNK